One part of the Candidatus Methylacidiphilales bacterium genome encodes these proteins:
- a CDS encoding TIM barrel protein → MSKISQSLSWWCFQNRGIEPDALLSGAAKIGYQGIDLIDETLWPAVKRHGLSVSAINGHGTIEQGLNRREDAGRIEKELRANIAKAGQWKIPILICFSGNRAGLSDEAGLEQCAETIAKVAPAAADAGVTLAMELLNSKVDHKDYQCDHTAWGVELCRRVASPAFKLLYDIYHMQIMEGDIIRSIQANHAFFAHYHTAGNPGRGQPDSTQELFYPAIYKAIAATGYTGFISHEFIPSGNPLEALEKAFNDCDKALRTSAAAV, encoded by the coding sequence ATGAGCAAGATTTCCCAATCCCTGTCCTGGTGGTGTTTTCAAAATCGCGGTATCGAGCCGGATGCATTGCTGTCAGGCGCGGCCAAAATCGGCTATCAAGGGATCGATCTTATCGACGAAACCCTTTGGCCGGCAGTGAAGCGACATGGGTTGTCGGTTTCAGCCATAAATGGGCACGGGACCATTGAACAGGGCCTAAACCGGCGGGAAGACGCCGGCCGGATCGAGAAGGAGCTTCGGGCCAATATCGCCAAAGCGGGCCAATGGAAAATTCCCATTCTGATCTGTTTTTCCGGAAACCGGGCCGGACTAAGTGACGAGGCGGGGCTTGAGCAGTGTGCAGAAACAATCGCGAAAGTTGCTCCAGCCGCGGCCGACGCCGGAGTAACGCTGGCTATGGAGCTGCTCAACAGCAAAGTCGATCACAAGGATTATCAATGCGACCACACGGCATGGGGTGTGGAGCTTTGTCGGCGCGTCGCGTCGCCTGCGTTCAAGTTGCTCTACGACATCTATCACATGCAGATCATGGAGGGCGACATCATCCGCAGCATCCAGGCCAACCATGCCTTCTTTGCGCATTACCATACGGCTGGAAATCCGGGCAGGGGACAACCTGACAGTACACAAGAGCTGTTTTATCCCGCCATTTACAAGGCGATAGCAGCGACTGGCTACACCGGGTTTATCTCGCATGAGTTTATCCCCTCCGGCAACCCGCTTGAAGCGTTGGAAAAGGCTTTCAACGATTGTGATAAAGCCCTGCGTACTTCCGCCGCTGCTGTTTGA
- a CDS encoding alpha-galactosidase, which translates to MNTIRFDAEQRLFQIQMRASYYAFRILDNGQIVHTGSGSLPENENVEPVLGRLDDYAETSYGLDSQVRRYELPTFGDISYHDVALKASFPQPAAKPATHESPNLPVRDVRLRYVSHEIRTDENPGLAPVHGVPTRKTQPRETLCVKLKDIAYDFRATLFYRITPEHDIIERWIELENATSMEVAIESLAFGTLNLPNGEYEVTRPTGCWNREFTAVRQNLEQGKLLIDQQGLNTGHAGNPFFLLNERGGVTESAGDVWFGALAYSGNWCLRFEVLPSNTVRVHGGYELSDFSISLAPGGKHRTPAMVHGCAGDGRGGASRRLHRFIREYVLPDSAALRPVLYNSWDATYFDINLEKQMELVRLAASIGVELFCIDDGWFGSRRNDRAGLGDWVVSEEIFPGGLKPLTQEIRRLGMKFGLWVEPEMVNPDSDLYRAHPDWILHFPGRPRTEGRHQLILDFGRSEVVEHMFGVLDALVRDHDVDFFKWDMNRYASEPGSVVGKAIWQKHVAAVYSLFDRLRGAHPKLSIQSCSAGGGRVDIGMFGRADQVWASDNSDAHDRVIIEDGFSLAYPPRAMECWVTNEENPLTKRIASLDLRFDVAMRGALGIGSALNRLSAEELDAYKRKIEFYKKIRPVVQEGDLYRLSLGLEGGVSIWEIVLPDASRAVYSIAVINLAQGRFRTPARLRALDAASVYAVIDEKGTELGRYSGYQLMTLGLPGDTASGGHGGAIRSRTLLLERIK; encoded by the coding sequence ATGAACACCATTCGCTTTGACGCCGAACAGCGCCTGTTTCAGATCCAAATGCGCGCTTCTTATTATGCCTTTCGCATCCTGGATAACGGCCAGATTGTCCACACGGGTTCGGGTTCCCTCCCTGAAAATGAGAATGTGGAGCCGGTACTGGGCCGACTTGACGATTATGCGGAAACCAGTTACGGATTGGATTCCCAGGTGCGCCGCTACGAGCTGCCCACGTTTGGCGATATCAGCTATCACGACGTGGCCCTGAAAGCATCTTTCCCGCAGCCCGCCGCCAAGCCCGCAACCCATGAGTCTCCGAATCTGCCTGTGCGCGATGTGCGGTTGCGTTATGTGTCGCATGAAATTCGGACGGATGAAAACCCCGGCCTGGCGCCTGTCCACGGAGTTCCGACACGGAAAACCCAGCCGCGGGAAACCCTTTGCGTAAAGCTTAAAGACATTGCGTACGATTTCCGGGCCACCTTGTTTTACCGCATCACACCCGAGCACGATATCATTGAGCGCTGGATTGAATTGGAGAACGCCACATCCATGGAAGTTGCCATCGAATCCCTGGCGTTTGGAACGCTGAACCTGCCCAACGGTGAGTATGAAGTGACGCGGCCCACGGGCTGCTGGAACCGTGAATTCACCGCGGTGCGGCAGAATCTCGAACAGGGAAAACTGCTCATCGACCAGCAAGGGCTCAACACCGGACACGCCGGCAATCCCTTTTTCCTTTTGAACGAGCGCGGTGGCGTGACGGAGTCCGCCGGTGATGTCTGGTTTGGTGCGCTTGCCTACAGCGGAAATTGGTGCTTGCGATTTGAGGTGCTTCCGAGCAACACGGTGCGGGTGCATGGTGGCTATGAATTGTCCGACTTTTCAATTTCGCTGGCTCCAGGCGGAAAGCACCGTACGCCCGCGATGGTCCACGGTTGTGCCGGTGATGGCCGGGGAGGCGCGAGCCGCCGACTGCACCGGTTTATCCGCGAATATGTGTTGCCGGACAGTGCCGCACTGCGGCCCGTCCTCTACAACAGTTGGGATGCCACATATTTCGACATCAATCTCGAAAAACAAATGGAGTTGGTGCGACTCGCGGCTTCCATCGGAGTTGAGCTTTTCTGCATCGACGACGGTTGGTTCGGCAGCCGCAGAAACGACCGCGCAGGTCTTGGCGACTGGGTGGTGAGCGAGGAAATTTTTCCGGGCGGTTTGAAACCTTTGACCCAGGAGATCAGACGCCTGGGCATGAAGTTCGGACTATGGGTCGAACCCGAGATGGTTAATCCGGACTCGGATCTTTACCGCGCCCATCCCGACTGGATCCTGCATTTTCCAGGACGCCCACGCACGGAGGGCCGCCACCAGCTTATCCTTGATTTTGGCAGGTCCGAGGTGGTGGAGCACATGTTTGGCGTCCTTGACGCACTGGTTCGGGACCATGACGTTGATTTTTTCAAGTGGGACATGAATCGTTACGCCAGCGAGCCGGGTTCCGTCGTTGGCAAAGCCATCTGGCAAAAGCACGTCGCGGCCGTTTACTCCCTCTTCGACCGACTGCGCGGCGCGCATCCCAAACTCAGTATCCAAAGCTGTTCGGCAGGCGGTGGACGCGTGGACATCGGGATGTTTGGCCGCGCCGACCAGGTCTGGGCCAGCGATAACAGCGACGCGCATGATCGTGTGATCATCGAAGATGGTTTCAGCCTTGCCTATCCACCGCGCGCCATGGAGTGCTGGGTCACCAATGAAGAAAACCCGCTGACCAAACGCATTGCGTCGCTCGACCTGAGGTTTGATGTCGCCATGCGCGGAGCGTTGGGAATCGGATCTGCCCTCAACCGTCTTTCCGCGGAGGAACTGGATGCCTACAAACGTAAAATTGAGTTTTATAAAAAGATCCGGCCGGTTGTGCAAGAGGGCGACCTTTACCGCCTGAGTCTTGGACTGGAGGGCGGCGTGTCGATTTGGGAAATTGTGCTTCCAGATGCCAGCCGGGCCGTCTATTCGATTGCCGTCATCAATCTTGCGCAGGGACGGTTTCGGACACCTGCGCGCCTCCGGGCGTTGGATGCCGCGTCAGTTTATGCGGTCATCGATGAAAAAGGGACCGAACTTGGCCGTTACAGCGGTTATCAATTGATGACACTGGGCCTGCCCGGCGATACGGCATCGGGAGGACATGGCGGTGCGATTCGCAGCCGGACGTTGCTTCTGGAACGCATAAAATGA